One genomic segment of Mycolicibacterium chubuense NBB4 includes these proteins:
- the aroC gene encoding chorismate synthase: MGPVLRWTTAGESHGRALVAMVEGMVAGVHVTSQDIAAQLARRRLGYGRGARMKFEQDQVTMLAGLRHGLTLGGPIAIEIANTEWPKWETVMAPDPVDEAALADSAARNAPLTRPRPGHADYAGMLKYGFDDARPVLERASARETAARVAAGTVARAFLQQALGVQVVSHVVSIGASTPYDGPPPQAADLGRIDASPVRAFDEASEALMIAEIEAAKRDGDTLGGVVEVVAHGLPVGLGSFTSGDNRLDSQLAAAVMGIQAIKGVEIGDGFETARRRGSVAHDEMYPGPDGVMRSTNRAGGLEGGMTNGLAVRVRAAMKPISTVPRALSTVDMATGDEAVAIHQRSDVCAVPAAGVVVETMVALVLARAALEKFGGDSLAETRANIESYLHAVAEREPSTGGVRASG, from the coding sequence ATGGGACCCGTGTTGCGATGGACGACAGCTGGTGAATCCCACGGCCGCGCGTTGGTGGCCATGGTCGAGGGCATGGTCGCCGGCGTTCACGTCACCTCCCAGGACATCGCCGCGCAGCTGGCGCGGCGCCGTCTCGGCTATGGCCGCGGCGCCCGGATGAAGTTCGAGCAGGACCAGGTCACCATGCTCGCCGGCCTGCGGCACGGCCTCACGCTCGGTGGCCCGATAGCCATCGAGATCGCCAACACGGAATGGCCGAAGTGGGAGACCGTGATGGCGCCCGACCCGGTCGACGAGGCCGCACTCGCCGACAGCGCCGCCCGCAACGCACCCCTGACCAGGCCGCGGCCCGGCCACGCCGACTACGCCGGCATGTTGAAGTACGGCTTCGACGACGCGCGGCCCGTGCTCGAGCGCGCCAGCGCCCGGGAGACCGCCGCCCGCGTCGCGGCGGGCACCGTGGCGCGCGCCTTCCTGCAGCAGGCGCTCGGCGTGCAGGTGGTGTCCCACGTCGTGTCCATCGGCGCGTCCACGCCCTACGACGGTCCGCCGCCGCAGGCCGCCGACCTGGGCCGAATCGACGCCAGCCCGGTGCGGGCGTTCGACGAGGCCAGCGAGGCGCTGATGATCGCCGAGATCGAGGCCGCCAAGCGCGACGGCGACACCCTCGGCGGCGTGGTCGAAGTGGTGGCCCACGGGCTGCCCGTCGGGCTGGGCTCGTTCACCAGCGGCGACAACCGGCTCGACAGCCAGCTCGCCGCCGCCGTCATGGGCATCCAGGCGATCAAAGGCGTCGAGATCGGCGACGGGTTCGAGACGGCGCGCAGGCGGGGCAGCGTCGCGCACGACGAGATGTACCCGGGTCCCGATGGTGTCATGCGGTCCACCAACCGGGCCGGTGGTCTGGAAGGCGGCATGACCAACGGCCTGGCGGTCCGGGTCCGCGCGGCGATGAAGCCGATCTCGACGGTGCCGCGGGCGCTGTCCACGGTGGACATGGCGACCGGGGACGAAGCGGTGGCGATCCATCAGCGTTCGGACGTGTGCGCCGTGCCCGCAGCCGGCGTCGTGGTCGAGACGATGGTCGCCCTGGTGCTGGCGCGGGCCGCGCTGGAGAAGTTCGGCGGCGACTCGCTGGCGGAGACGCGCGCGAACATCGAGAGCTACCTGCACGCCGTCGCCGAGCGTGAACCGTCGACCGGCGGAGTCAGGGCCTCGGGCTGA
- a CDS encoding shikimate kinase has protein sequence MAPKAVLVGLPGSGKSTIGRRLAKTLDLPLLDTDAAIEKTTGRTIADIFATDGEAEFRRIEEDVIRDALATHDGVLSLGGGAVTTAGVREALAGHTVVYLEISAAEGVRRTGGTTVRPLLAGPDRGEKFKKLMAQRVPLYRQVATMRVNTNHRNPGAVVRYIVSRLENPDGSRSERRRRRSSWRRAPLSLTASPSTEAPPSPAAMAARKAGGACLRKDVK, from the coding sequence ATGGCACCCAAAGCGGTTCTGGTCGGATTGCCGGGCTCGGGCAAGTCCACAATCGGACGGCGGCTGGCCAAGACGCTGGATCTGCCGCTGCTCGACACCGATGCCGCGATCGAGAAGACCACCGGTCGCACCATCGCCGACATCTTCGCCACCGACGGCGAGGCGGAGTTCCGCCGGATCGAGGAGGACGTGATCCGCGACGCGCTGGCCACCCACGACGGCGTGCTGTCGCTCGGCGGCGGCGCGGTGACCACCGCGGGTGTGCGCGAGGCCCTGGCCGGCCACACGGTCGTCTATCTGGAGATCAGCGCCGCCGAGGGCGTGCGCCGCACCGGCGGCACCACCGTCCGCCCTCTGCTGGCCGGACCGGATCGCGGTGAGAAGTTCAAAAAGCTCATGGCGCAACGGGTTCCGTTGTATCGCCAGGTCGCGACCATGCGGGTCAACACCAACCACCGCAACCCGGGCGCGGTGGTCCGCTACATCGTGTCGCGCCTGGAGAACCCCGACGGATCCCGGTCCGAGCGGCGTCGCCGACGCTCGTCGTGGCGCCGCGCCCCGCTGTCGTTGACGGCCTCGCCGTCCACCGAGGCGCCGCCGAGCCCTGCCGCGATGGCGGCCAGGAAAGCCGGCGGAGCCTGCCTGCGAAAGGACGTCAAGTGA
- the aroB gene encoding 3-dehydroquinate synthase produces MTEPVTVEVHTDPPYPVIIGTGLLGDLARILDGRHKVAVLHQPTLAQTAEAIRNHLSEKGIDAHRIEIPDAEAGKELPVLGFIWEVLGRIGVGRKDAIVSLGGGAATDVAGFAAATWLRGVDVVHVPTTLLGMVDAAVGGKTGINTDAGKNLVGAFHQPAAVLVDLATLETLPRNEIIAGMAEIVKAGFIADPAILDMIEADPERALDPTGEVLPELIRRAVAVKAEVVAADEKESQLREILNYGHTLAHAIERRERYQWRHGAAVSVGLVFAAELGRLAGRLDDATAERHRAILSSLGLPVTYDADALPQLMDAMLGDKKTRAGVLRFVVLDGLAKPGRLEGPDPSLLAAAYAEVARETA; encoded by the coding sequence GTGACCGAGCCGGTGACGGTCGAGGTGCACACCGATCCGCCGTATCCGGTGATCATCGGGACCGGTCTGCTCGGTGATCTCGCCCGGATTCTCGACGGCAGGCACAAAGTGGCGGTGCTGCACCAGCCGACCCTGGCCCAGACGGCCGAGGCGATCCGTAATCACTTGTCCGAGAAGGGTATCGATGCGCACCGTATCGAGATCCCGGACGCCGAGGCCGGCAAGGAGTTGCCCGTCCTCGGCTTCATCTGGGAGGTGCTGGGCCGCATCGGCGTGGGTCGCAAGGACGCGATCGTCAGCCTCGGCGGGGGAGCGGCCACCGACGTCGCGGGCTTCGCCGCAGCCACCTGGCTGCGCGGGGTCGACGTCGTGCACGTGCCGACGACGCTGCTCGGCATGGTCGACGCCGCGGTCGGAGGCAAGACCGGCATCAACACCGACGCCGGCAAGAACCTCGTCGGCGCATTCCACCAGCCGGCCGCGGTACTGGTCGACCTCGCGACGCTGGAGACGTTGCCCCGCAACGAGATCATCGCCGGTATGGCCGAGATCGTGAAGGCCGGATTCATCGCCGACCCGGCGATCCTCGACATGATCGAGGCCGATCCCGAACGCGCGCTCGATCCCACCGGTGAGGTGCTGCCGGAGCTGATCCGGCGCGCCGTCGCGGTCAAGGCGGAGGTGGTCGCGGCCGACGAGAAGGAATCGCAGCTGCGGGAGATCCTCAACTACGGGCACACGCTGGCGCACGCGATCGAGCGGAGGGAGCGCTACCAGTGGCGCCACGGCGCGGCGGTGTCGGTCGGGCTGGTCTTCGCCGCCGAACTGGGGCGGCTGGCCGGTCGTCTCGACGACGCCACCGCCGAGCGGCACCGGGCGATCCTGAGCTCACTCGGGCTGCCGGTCACCTACGACGCCGACGCGCTGCCGCAACTGATGGACGCGATGCTGGGCGACAAGAAGACCCGCGCCGGAGTGCTGCGGTTCGTGGTGCTCGACGGGCTGGCCAAGCCGGGACGGCTGGAAGGCCCCGACCCCTCGCTGCTGGCCGCCGCCTATGCCGAGGTCGCCCGCGAGACCGCCTAG
- a CDS encoding B-4DMT family transporter, whose translation MSKWLLRGLVFAALMVIVRLLQGALINAWETKAGMISITLVVLYGLVVLIWGYLDGRRDARANPDPDRRQDLAMTWLLAGLFAGVVSGLVAWFIGLFYKNLYVEGLINEVTTFAAFTALLVFVLAILGVALGHWLVDRKTPDEPRRRDGDEDRADTDVFAAVRDDRDQAYDYDAHSGAETESHNSPVAVADDDETRRNR comes from the coding sequence ATGAGCAAGTGGTTGCTGCGCGGACTGGTGTTCGCCGCCCTGATGGTAATTGTCCGGTTACTGCAGGGGGCGTTGATCAACGCGTGGGAGACCAAGGCGGGCATGATCAGCATCACCCTGGTGGTGCTGTACGGTCTCGTGGTCCTGATCTGGGGCTATCTCGACGGCCGCCGCGACGCCCGCGCCAACCCCGACCCGGACCGGCGCCAGGACCTGGCGATGACGTGGCTGCTGGCCGGCCTGTTCGCCGGCGTGGTGAGCGGCCTGGTCGCCTGGTTCATCGGCCTGTTCTACAAGAACCTCTACGTCGAAGGCCTGATCAACGAGGTCACGACGTTCGCGGCGTTCACCGCGCTGCTGGTCTTCGTGCTGGCGATCCTCGGCGTCGCACTCGGTCACTGGCTGGTCGACCGCAAGACGCCCGACGAGCCGCGCCGCCGCGACGGCGACGAGGATCGCGCCGACACCGACGTCTTCGCCGCCGTGCGTGACGACCGGGATCAGGCCTACGACTACGACGCCCACTCCGGCGCCGAGACCGAATCCCACAATTCGCCGGTCGCGGTCGCCGACGACGACGAGACGCGGCGCAACCGCTAG
- a CDS encoding M24 family metallopeptidase — translation MTISQRRDRLRRRLADAELDAMVVSDLVNVRYLSGFTGSNAALLIFADDETPVLATDGRYRTQAAQQAPDAEVVIERACGPHLAGRAAARGTRKLGFESHVVTVDAFTALTRAAGEGCELVRAAGTVEGLREVKDAGEVALLRLACEAADAALKDLVGGGGLRAGRTEKQVRNELEALMLAHGADGASFETIVASGVNSAIPHHRPTDAVLAAGDFVKIDFGALVCGYHSDMTRTFVLAPIADWQRDIYDLVAASQRAGREALAPGVALKDVDEASRQVIADAGYADNFGHGLGHGVGLQIHEAPGINASAAGTLLAGSAVTVEPGVYLPDRGGVRIEDTLVVGERAPDLLTRFPKDLVIL, via the coding sequence GTGACGATTTCCCAGCGCCGCGACCGGTTGCGCCGCCGACTGGCCGACGCCGAACTCGACGCCATGGTGGTATCGGACCTGGTCAACGTGCGGTATCTGTCCGGATTCACCGGCTCGAACGCGGCGTTGCTGATCTTCGCCGACGACGAAACGCCGGTACTGGCCACCGACGGTCGCTACCGGACGCAGGCCGCACAGCAGGCGCCGGACGCGGAGGTCGTCATCGAGCGGGCGTGCGGGCCGCACCTGGCGGGCCGCGCGGCCGCCCGCGGCACGCGCAAACTGGGTTTCGAGAGCCACGTGGTGACCGTCGACGCGTTCACGGCCCTCACCCGCGCGGCGGGCGAGGGGTGCGAGCTGGTGCGCGCGGCCGGCACTGTCGAGGGCCTGCGCGAAGTCAAGGACGCCGGCGAGGTGGCGCTGCTGCGGCTGGCGTGCGAGGCGGCCGACGCGGCGTTGAAGGACCTGGTGGGCGGCGGCGGCCTGCGGGCCGGCCGCACCGAGAAGCAGGTGCGCAACGAGCTCGAGGCGTTGATGCTCGCCCACGGGGCCGACGGCGCGTCGTTCGAGACGATCGTCGCCTCCGGCGTGAACTCGGCGATCCCGCACCACCGGCCCACCGACGCGGTGCTGGCCGCCGGTGACTTCGTCAAGATCGACTTCGGTGCTCTGGTGTGCGGATACCACTCCGACATGACCCGCACGTTCGTGCTGGCACCGATCGCCGACTGGCAGCGCGACATCTACGATCTCGTGGCCGCCTCCCAGCGGGCCGGCCGCGAAGCGCTCGCGCCGGGCGTCGCGCTCAAGGACGTGGACGAGGCGTCGCGGCAGGTCATCGCCGACGCCGGGTACGCGGACAACTTCGGCCACGGCCTGGGCCACGGCGTCGGCCTGCAGATCCACGAAGCGCCGGGAATCAACGCGTCCGCCGCCGGTACACTGCTTGCTGGCTCCGCGGTCACCGTGGAGCCCGGTGTCTACCTGCCCGACCGCGGCGGTGTCCGGATCGAGGACACGCTGGTCGTCGGCGAGAGAGCACCCGACTTGCTTACCCGGTTCCCCAAGGACCTGGTGATCCTCTAG
- the efp gene encoding elongation factor P, which translates to MASTADFKNGLVLQIDGQLWQIVEFQHVKPGKGPAFVRTKLKNVLSGKVVDKTYNAGVKVETATVDRRDATYLYRDGSDFVFMDSEDFEQHPLPEALVGRLAGFLLESMPVQIAFHDGAPLYLELPVTVELEVSHTEPGLQGDRSSAGTKPATLETGAEIQVPLFINTGDKLKVDSRDGSYLGRVNA; encoded by the coding sequence GTGGCATCGACCGCCGACTTCAAGAATGGGCTCGTCCTGCAGATCGACGGCCAGCTGTGGCAGATCGTCGAGTTCCAGCACGTCAAGCCGGGCAAGGGCCCGGCCTTCGTGCGGACGAAGCTGAAGAACGTGCTGTCCGGCAAGGTCGTCGACAAGACCTACAACGCCGGCGTGAAAGTGGAGACCGCGACGGTGGACCGCCGCGACGCCACGTATCTCTACCGCGACGGCTCGGACTTCGTCTTCATGGACTCCGAGGATTTCGAGCAGCATCCGCTGCCCGAGGCGCTGGTCGGCCGCCTCGCCGGGTTCCTGCTGGAGAGCATGCCCGTGCAGATCGCCTTCCACGACGGAGCGCCGCTGTACCTCGAATTGCCGGTGACCGTCGAGCTCGAGGTCTCCCACACCGAGCCGGGGCTGCAGGGCGATCGCTCCAGCGCCGGGACCAAGCCAGCGACGCTGGAGACCGGCGCCGAGATCCAGGTGCCGCTGTTCATCAACACCGGGGACAAGCTGAAGGTGGACTCGCGCGACGGCAGCTACCTGGGAAGGGTCAATGCCTGA
- the nusB gene encoding transcription antitermination factor NusB, with product MPDRKGDRGRHQARKRAVDILFEAEARGISPAEVADARNALADKQAGDIAHLNPYTVTVARGVSEHAAHIDDLIAAHLQGWTLDRLPAVDRAILRVAVWELLHAEDVPEPVAVDEAVELAKQLSTDESPGFVNGVLGQVMLVTPQIRAAAAAVQGGSEGGIGG from the coding sequence ATGCCTGACCGCAAGGGAGATCGGGGCCGTCACCAGGCCCGCAAACGCGCCGTCGACATCCTCTTCGAGGCCGAGGCGCGGGGGATCTCTCCCGCTGAAGTCGCCGATGCGCGAAACGCCCTGGCGGACAAGCAAGCCGGCGACATCGCCCACCTGAACCCGTACACCGTGACGGTGGCCCGCGGGGTGAGCGAGCACGCGGCCCACATCGACGACCTGATCGCCGCGCACCTGCAGGGCTGGACCCTCGACCGCCTGCCCGCGGTGGACCGGGCGATCCTCCGGGTGGCGGTGTGGGAGCTGTTGCATGCCGAGGATGTGCCCGAGCCGGTGGCCGTCGACGAGGCCGTCGAGCTGGCCAAGCAGCTGTCGACCGACGAGTCGCCGGGCTTCGTCAACGGTGTGCTGGGGCAGGTCATGCTGGTGACGCCGCAGATCCGTGCGGCTGCCGCCGCGGTTCAGGGCGGGTCCGAGGGCGGCATCGGCGGGTAG
- a CDS encoding FAD-dependent monooxygenase, producing MQTPTVLINGAGIAGPALGFWLSRNGYRVIILEIANDVRPGGQTVDLRGTGGDVVERMGLIDRMREHALKQRGAAWVRSDGSRRAEMPVTAFDGNGLVSKLEILRGDLVGVLYEASRHAVEYRFGATIAALEQTDAGVAATLADGTRISADLVVGADGPHSAVRRIAFGPEAHFAKPLGGYNAWFSAPDTVGLDGWFLLYQAPGGLNASMRPSHDPSIAKAGFAFQSEPLDYDRHDIAEQRRILVERFAGAGWQCDALLAAAQDADDFYFDSLQQMHMPSWSTGRVTLVGDAGYCASPLSGMGTSLALVGAYVLAGELGRAEDLDDTDVASALARYETVMRPYVDRCQQLQNSMDRYAPMRESDIAVGAAVMKWVQRWPFRPLAAKAWFSTADSITLPDYP from the coding sequence GTGCAGACGCCGACGGTATTGATCAACGGAGCCGGCATCGCTGGTCCCGCGCTGGGTTTCTGGTTGAGCCGCAACGGTTATCGAGTGATCATCCTCGAGATCGCCAACGATGTCCGGCCGGGCGGCCAGACCGTCGATCTGCGCGGCACCGGCGGCGACGTCGTCGAACGCATGGGGCTGATCGACCGGATGCGCGAACACGCGCTCAAGCAGCGCGGCGCGGCGTGGGTGCGCTCGGACGGCAGCCGCCGGGCGGAGATGCCCGTGACCGCGTTCGACGGCAACGGACTGGTGTCGAAGCTGGAGATCCTCAGGGGCGACCTCGTCGGCGTGCTGTACGAGGCGTCACGTCACGCCGTCGAGTACCGGTTCGGCGCAACGATCGCCGCGCTCGAGCAGACCGATGCCGGCGTCGCGGCGACGCTGGCCGACGGCACCCGGATCTCCGCCGATCTGGTCGTCGGCGCCGACGGACCACATTCGGCGGTGCGGCGCATCGCCTTCGGCCCCGAGGCACACTTCGCCAAACCCCTCGGCGGCTACAACGCGTGGTTCTCGGCTCCCGACACCGTCGGACTGGACGGCTGGTTCCTGCTCTATCAGGCGCCCGGCGGGCTGAACGCCTCCATGCGCCCCTCGCACGATCCGTCAATCGCGAAAGCGGGCTTCGCGTTTCAGTCCGAGCCCCTCGACTACGACCGCCACGACATCGCCGAGCAACGCCGCATCCTCGTCGAGCGCTTCGCCGGTGCCGGGTGGCAATGCGATGCACTGCTCGCCGCCGCGCAGGACGCCGATGACTTCTATTTCGACAGTCTTCAGCAGATGCACATGCCGTCGTGGTCGACCGGTCGGGTCACGCTGGTCGGCGACGCCGGATACTGCGCGTCGCCGCTATCCGGGATGGGCACCAGCCTCGCGCTGGTCGGCGCCTACGTGCTGGCCGGCGAACTCGGCCGTGCGGAGGACCTCGACGACACCGACGTAGCCTCCGCGCTCGCCAGGTACGAAACGGTCATGCGCCCCTACGTCGACCGGTGCCAGCAGCTGCAGAACTCGATGGACCGGTACGCACCGATGCGCGAGTCCGACATCGCGGTCGGCGCGGCGGTGATGAAGTGGGTACAGCGCTGGCCGTTTCGTCCCCTCGCCGCCAAGGCCTGGTTCAGCACCGCGGATTCGATCACGCTGCCCGACTACCCCTGA
- a CDS encoding IS110 family transposase has protein sequence MAWTLGIDVAVRAAHQATLARDGTTVWRGRKFSTRPADLERLWADLFLADATDVTVVVEPTRNAWIVLAEWFRRRGARVVMVPTTQSADLRKYYSKHTKNDRIDSELLARLPLLHPEGLREYSGQGPADPLRRLVKQRSTMIKRRVAVYSRLDALVELLGPAWYAVLGSNYGTAALEFLARYADPNTVIRLGQGRLSRFLIARSRGAWREDHAAGLIVAAKETLMLWGPDGMNFAELGDDIAHEAEQALFLTRQIKQIDERVANLYADADPEAIVASAPGVGPVISAVIAGRIGDPHRFTSLAAIRAYTGLIPKVNQSGLSKVESSITKAGDPLLREMLCTAADQARKIDPQIAAKYQRLMTGNRHHDSAICHLATLLVTRIATCMRNGQPYVLRDVDGTPITNAQGRKIVKERYHIEPRRRDNIRHQRMRDRRKQAAGQESQESPSAPTSRPAKHKPTGQHVA, from the coding sequence ATGGCATGGACATTAGGGATCGACGTAGCGGTGCGCGCGGCGCATCAAGCGACGCTGGCCCGCGACGGGACCACGGTATGGCGGGGCCGGAAATTCTCGACCCGGCCGGCGGACCTGGAGCGGCTGTGGGCCGATCTGTTCCTGGCCGACGCCACGGACGTGACCGTGGTGGTGGAGCCGACCCGTAACGCGTGGATCGTGCTGGCCGAGTGGTTCCGCCGCCGCGGCGCCCGGGTGGTGATGGTGCCTACCACCCAATCGGCGGATCTGCGCAAGTACTACTCCAAGCACACCAAGAACGATCGGATCGACTCCGAGCTGCTGGCCCGGCTGCCGCTACTGCATCCCGAAGGGTTGCGCGAATATTCCGGCCAGGGGCCGGCAGACCCGTTGCGGCGCTTGGTCAAACAGCGCTCCACCATGATTAAACGCCGGGTCGCGGTGTATTCCCGGCTCGATGCGCTCGTCGAGCTCCTCGGGCCGGCGTGGTATGCGGTGCTCGGCTCGAACTACGGCACCGCGGCGTTGGAATTCCTCGCTCGTTATGCCGATCCGAATACGGTGATTCGACTCGGCCAGGGACGTCTGAGCCGGTTTCTGATCGCCCGCTCCCGCGGCGCGTGGCGTGAAGACCACGCCGCCGGACTCATCGTCGCAGCCAAGGAAACCCTCATGCTGTGGGGACCGGATGGGATGAACTTCGCCGAACTGGGCGACGACATCGCCCACGAGGCCGAACAGGCACTGTTTTTGACCCGGCAAATCAAGCAGATCGATGAACGGGTCGCTAACCTCTACGCCGACGCCGACCCCGAGGCAATCGTGGCTTCTGCTCCCGGCGTCGGACCCGTCATCAGCGCCGTGATCGCCGGACGCATCGGAGATCCCCACCGATTCACCTCGCTGGCCGCGATCCGCGCTTACACCGGACTGATCCCCAAGGTCAATCAGTCCGGACTGAGCAAGGTCGAATCCTCGATCACCAAGGCCGGCGACCCCCTGCTGCGCGAAATGCTATGCACCGCCGCTGATCAAGCCCGCAAGATCGACCCGCAGATCGCTGCGAAATACCAGCGACTGATGACCGGCAACCGCCACCACGACTCGGCGATCTGCCACCTGGCCACCCTGCTGGTCACCCGGATCGCTACCTGCATGCGCAACGGCCAGCCCTACGTCCTGCGCGATGTCGACGGCACCCCCATCACCAACGCTCAGGGCCGCAAGATCGTCAAAGAGCGCTATCACATCGAGCCCCGGCGCCGCGACAACATCCGTCACCAACGCATGCGAGACCGCCGCAAACAGGCGGCGGGCCAGGAGTCGCAGGAGTCGCCAAGCGCCCCAACATCCAGGCCCGCCAAACACAAGCCTACGGGCCAACACGTCGCTTGA
- a CDS encoding serine hydrolase domain-containing protein, giving the protein MNLDRNKASIVEAIDAGLLAGAVTLVWRAGEVLQVNELGHRDVDAGLPMQRDTIFRIASMTKPVTVAAAMSLIEDGKLALSDRVATWLPELENMRVLAEPRGPLDRTVPAQRPITVEDLMTHRSGLAYMFSVLGPLADAYRKLPTRHDQDRWLAELAELPLVHQPGERLTYSHATDVLGIALSRIEGKPLSEVLRDRILDPAGMPDTGFHVGPTGRRRAATMYQLDRDNTLRHDVMGPAPIVDPPFCTGGAGLWSTVDDYLRFARMLLAGGTLDGVQVLSEESVRSMRTDRLTAEQKQYDFLGAPFWIGRGFGLNLSVVTDPEKSRNLFGPGGLGTFSWPGAYGTWWQADPAADVILIYFIQNVPNLTADAAAAVAGNTSLAKLQSAQPKFVRRTYEALDV; this is encoded by the coding sequence GTGAACCTCGACCGCAACAAGGCCTCCATCGTCGAGGCGATCGACGCAGGGCTGCTGGCCGGAGCAGTGACGCTGGTGTGGCGTGCCGGTGAGGTGCTGCAGGTCAACGAACTGGGTCACCGCGACGTCGACGCCGGGCTGCCGATGCAGCGCGACACGATCTTCCGCATCGCGTCGATGACCAAACCGGTGACCGTGGCGGCGGCCATGTCCCTGATCGAAGACGGCAAGCTGGCTTTGAGCGACCGCGTCGCGACCTGGCTGCCCGAACTCGAGAACATGCGGGTGCTCGCCGAACCGCGGGGGCCACTGGATCGCACGGTGCCGGCCCAGCGGCCCATCACCGTCGAAGACCTGATGACGCATCGCAGCGGTCTAGCCTACATGTTCTCGGTGCTCGGGCCGTTGGCGGACGCGTACCGCAAGCTGCCCACCCGGCACGACCAGGACCGGTGGCTCGCCGAACTGGCCGAGCTCCCGCTGGTCCACCAGCCCGGCGAGCGGCTGACCTACAGTCACGCCACGGACGTTCTCGGCATCGCGCTGTCGCGCATCGAGGGCAAGCCGTTGAGTGAGGTGCTCAGGGACCGGATCCTGGACCCAGCGGGCATGCCGGACACGGGATTTCACGTGGGCCCGACAGGCAGGCGCCGCGCCGCCACGATGTACCAGCTCGATCGTGACAACACGTTGCGCCATGACGTGATGGGCCCCGCACCGATCGTCGACCCGCCCTTCTGCACGGGGGGCGCCGGGTTGTGGTCGACGGTCGACGACTATCTGCGGTTCGCCCGGATGCTGCTGGCCGGCGGGACGCTGGACGGGGTTCAGGTGCTCTCCGAGGAATCGGTGCGTTCGATGCGCACCGACCGGCTGACCGCCGAACAGAAGCAGTACGACTTCCTGGGAGCGCCCTTCTGGATCGGCCGCGGCTTCGGGTTGAACCTGTCGGTCGTGACCGATCCGGAGAAGTCTCGCAACCTGTTCGGACCGGGCGGGCTCGGCACCTTCTCCTGGCCGGGCGCGTACGGGACGTGGTGGCAGGCTGACCCGGCGGCCGACGTCATCCTGATCTATTTCATCCAGAACGTGCCGAATCTGACCGCCGACGCGGCGGCCGCGGTGGCGGGAAACACCTCACTGGCCAAGCTGCAGAGCGCTCAGCCGAAATTCGTGCGGCGCACGTACGAGGCGCTCGACGTCTGA
- the pyrR gene encoding bifunctional pyr operon transcriptional regulator/uracil phosphoribosyltransferase PyrR — translation MGATTDRELMSAADVSRTIARIAHQIIEKTALDGPDAPRVILLGIPTRGVTLATRLARNIADFSGTEVAHGALDTTLYRDDLMSKPPRPLAATSIPEGGIDGALVVLVDDVLYTGRSVRSALDALRDLGRPRAVQLAVLVDRGHRELPIRADYVGKNVPTSRSENVKVRLTENDGHDGVRIAPHGGPER, via the coding sequence GTGGGTGCCACCACTGACCGGGAGTTGATGTCCGCAGCGGACGTCAGTCGCACCATTGCCCGCATCGCGCATCAGATCATCGAGAAGACCGCGCTCGACGGTCCCGACGCTCCCCGGGTCATCCTGCTGGGCATCCCCACTCGGGGCGTCACACTCGCCACCCGACTCGCGCGCAACATCGCCGACTTCAGCGGCACCGAGGTCGCGCACGGAGCGCTGGACACCACGCTGTACCGCGACGACTTGATGAGCAAGCCGCCGCGACCGCTGGCCGCCACGTCCATCCCCGAAGGCGGCATCGACGGTGCGCTCGTCGTCCTCGTCGACGACGTCCTCTACACCGGCCGGTCCGTGCGCTCGGCCCTCGACGCGCTGCGCGATCTCGGCCGTCCCCGGGCGGTGCAACTCGCCGTACTGGTCGACCGCGGCCACCGTGAGCTGCCGATCCGCGCGGACTACGTCGGCAAGAACGTCCCGACGTCGCGCAGCGAGAACGTCAAGGTCCGCCTGACCGAGAACGACGGTCACGACGGCGTCCGCATCGCACCCCACGGAGGGCCCGAGAGGTGA